A window from Rhizosphaericola mali encodes these proteins:
- a CDS encoding helicase HerA-like domain-containing protein — MAQKDTFIQTIKDGYAFKGDKVKLGIGILEGTPVEDAEVFLPLKTLNRHGLIAGATGTGKTKSVQMIAEYLSDNSIPVLLMDIKGDLSGLAAAGTLNEKITERYKLLHLDYKPEAFPVELLTLSNEKGVKLRATVSEFGPILLSKILELNDTQAGLMAMLFKFCDDDQLPLVDLKDLIKVLQYVSNEGKDELVKQYGNIATTSVGTILRKVIELQQQGADTFFGEPSFEVADLMRISDDGRGMVNILRVTDMQNKPKLFSTFMLQMLDELYSSSPEAGDIDKPKLVIVIDEAHLVFEEASDALLQKIETIIKLIRSKGIGIYFCTQNPQDVPAGILSQLGLKIQHALRAFTAADRKTIKQAAENFPESPFYKTDELLTQMGIGEAFVTLLNEKGIPTPLVHTLLCSPRSRMDILNESEINTLINSSRLAPKYANSIDPQSAYEILTQKLQQAAAQQQTAAQETAQKKEPGFFDNTFVKSALRTATTLVTGTIVRSILGSLGLGGKKRK, encoded by the coding sequence ATGGCACAGAAAGACACATTTATCCAAACAATCAAAGATGGATATGCCTTTAAAGGAGATAAGGTAAAACTTGGAATCGGTATTTTGGAAGGAACTCCAGTAGAAGACGCCGAAGTATTCCTTCCCTTAAAAACATTGAATCGCCACGGATTGATTGCTGGAGCAACAGGTACAGGTAAAACCAAATCAGTGCAAATGATTGCCGAGTATTTAAGCGATAATAGTATTCCTGTGTTATTGATGGATATTAAAGGCGATTTGAGTGGTTTGGCCGCAGCCGGAACATTGAACGAAAAAATTACGGAGCGTTACAAATTACTTCATTTAGATTATAAACCGGAAGCTTTTCCGGTGGAGTTATTGACTTTAAGTAATGAAAAGGGGGTCAAATTACGAGCTACGGTGAGTGAATTCGGACCAATTTTATTGAGTAAAATATTGGAATTGAATGATACGCAAGCTGGTTTGATGGCGATGTTATTCAAATTTTGTGATGATGATCAATTGCCATTAGTTGATCTAAAAGATTTAATCAAAGTATTGCAATATGTTTCCAATGAAGGAAAGGATGAGTTGGTAAAACAATATGGAAATATTGCCACAACTTCTGTTGGGACGATATTGCGAAAAGTTATTGAATTGCAGCAACAAGGAGCAGATACTTTCTTTGGCGAACCAAGTTTTGAAGTGGCTGATTTGATGCGCATTTCAGATGATGGACGCGGTATGGTCAATATTTTGCGTGTGACTGATATGCAAAATAAGCCCAAGTTATTCTCCACTTTCATGTTGCAAATGTTGGATGAATTATACTCCTCTTCACCAGAAGCCGGCGATATCGACAAACCCAAATTGGTCATCGTCATCGATGAGGCGCATTTGGTATTTGAGGAAGCGTCTGATGCGCTTTTGCAGAAAATAGAAACAATTATCAAATTGATTCGTTCCAAAGGAATTGGTATTTATTTCTGTACCCAAAATCCGCAAGATGTACCTGCTGGGATTTTGAGCCAATTAGGTTTAAAAATACAACATGCGTTGCGTGCATTTACGGCAGCGGATCGCAAAACGATCAAACAAGCTGCAGAAAATTTCCCTGAATCTCCTTTTTACAAAACAGACGAATTGCTTACGCAAATGGGTATTGGGGAGGCATTTGTAACCTTGCTAAATGAGAAAGGAATTCCTACGCCATTGGTACACACATTATTATGTTCGCCGAGAAGTCGTATGGATATTTTGAATGAAAGTGAAATAAATACACTTATTAACAGCAGTAGATTAGCTCCTAAATATGCCAATTCGATAGATCCGCAAAGTGCTTACGAGATTTTAACGCAAAAATTACAACAAGCAGCAGCGCAACAGCAAACTGCAGCACAAGAAACTGCTCAAAAGAAAGAACCAGGTTTCTTTGACAATACATTTGTAAAATCTGCATTACGTACGGCAACAACATTGGTGACAGGTACGATTGTAAGAAGTATTTTAGGTTCGCTTGGATTGGGCGGTAAGAAAAGAAAATAG
- a CDS encoding gluzincin family metallopeptidase: MKKLFCFLFTIIWFAAIAQDVSKNEQDKTQYFVSGHFDDTTKTFIGKETIIFKNIYKDTLTAIYIRLDANAYSSDTTQYSNTLVAANQTDFYFSGKSDKGYISGLKFQINNSNIEIVSIDTISNELLKLNLSEPLVLGNSLELSSLINIQLPYNFNNNGFMESTIYFQNWIPKIAGINHQEWSLYPFVNRGKVFTNSSKYSFQLTGLEKYKLFLDAQPQDGKLLGNDIQSNSSDIIAIKTPNTAQLSKENLILNFIQVGDKVSKNRINEMGDSIVSFISKLNRKYGSNIQPQLNVYLNLFSISYGEEDKILINTSDKKWSVPLEKQLAQIYILNKSKIDVQKYPYLAEGLAFELYYQNTNNSNKGYKFPKSNLTDDCNWLRFYQLQNTKQLQPYKLPSSQYNNSNFPIAPVYGFVKSIDNNSTILDSIITKLQTNSDNYLPFSNLNYRDSIYQSVEKKDYKLSFLFNLKNTDKYKYLNIAPSIGYNNYDKIMVGASIHNYQIPLQKFSFLIAPMYSFTSKKLNGAARLEYNIWNRQDHWKFGISGVRNSINELNQPEYERLFQSMYRITPRIDYIKYLSDTRSFTFFARDLIINQQAYRFNYNVGTDAYTPYNQDFHNNIAEVNLGLDDRRNLYPYSANLDLMQVKNILRLSWTGKYFFNFNSIGEGISTRLFAGKIFYLKAQTNAVQVNNASYGFYMNGASGNEDFLFSDYYIGRSESTGWMSQQIMERDGFFKVKPPGISSSNFGFSDNWLSSLNIVADIPQKINPFQMLPFKVPLKIFVDIGSYSELWMDKANSEKLLYDAGIQLSLFKSFVNVYVPIAFSRAYKDIYNSVYSNNKFLKTISFSINLNALNYKQYL; encoded by the coding sequence ATGAAAAAATTATTTTGCTTTTTATTTACTATTATTTGGTTTGCTGCAATAGCACAAGATGTGTCAAAAAATGAGCAAGACAAGACGCAATATTTCGTGTCTGGACATTTCGATGATACTACTAAAACATTTATTGGAAAGGAAACTATAATATTTAAAAACATATATAAAGATACCTTGACTGCGATTTATATTCGCCTAGATGCCAATGCTTATAGTTCTGATACAACACAATATTCAAATACTTTAGTTGCCGCAAATCAAACGGACTTTTATTTTTCAGGAAAAAGTGATAAAGGCTATATATCAGGATTGAAGTTTCAAATTAATAATTCAAATATTGAAATAGTATCAATCGACACGATCAGTAATGAATTGTTGAAATTGAATCTGAGTGAACCATTAGTATTGGGCAATTCATTAGAATTGAGTTCATTAATAAATATTCAATTGCCCTATAATTTTAATAATAATGGATTTATGGAATCGACTATTTATTTTCAAAATTGGATTCCTAAGATTGCGGGCATTAACCATCAAGAGTGGAGCTTATATCCTTTTGTAAATCGAGGAAAGGTTTTTACCAATTCATCGAAATATAGTTTTCAATTGACAGGGCTGGAGAAATATAAATTGTTTTTAGATGCGCAACCGCAGGATGGGAAATTATTAGGAAATGATATTCAAAGTAATAGTTCGGATATTATTGCAATTAAAACTCCAAATACTGCACAATTATCTAAGGAGAATCTTATTTTAAATTTCATACAAGTTGGAGATAAGGTATCTAAAAATAGAATCAATGAAATGGGAGATTCTATAGTTTCGTTTATTTCAAAATTAAATCGAAAATATGGCTCAAATATTCAACCGCAATTAAATGTTTATCTGAATTTGTTTTCCATTAGTTATGGCGAAGAAGATAAAATTTTAATAAATACTTCAGATAAAAAGTGGAGCGTGCCATTAGAAAAGCAATTAGCTCAGATTTATATTTTGAATAAATCAAAAATAGATGTTCAAAAGTATCCATATCTAGCGGAAGGTCTAGCTTTTGAATTATATTATCAAAATACAAACAATAGCAACAAAGGGTATAAATTTCCCAAAAGTAATTTGACAGATGATTGTAATTGGCTAAGATTTTATCAATTGCAAAATACAAAGCAACTTCAACCTTACAAATTGCCAAGTAGTCAATATAATAACTCTAATTTTCCAATTGCACCCGTTTATGGTTTTGTGAAATCGATTGATAATAATTCTACTATATTGGATTCTATAATTACAAAATTGCAGACCAATTCGGATAATTATTTACCATTTAGTAATCTCAATTATCGTGATTCCATTTATCAGTCGGTTGAGAAAAAGGACTATAAATTATCTTTTTTATTTAATTTAAAAAATACAGATAAATATAAGTATTTGAATATTGCGCCATCAATAGGATATAATAATTATGATAAAATAATGGTCGGCGCATCGATTCATAATTATCAAATTCCACTGCAAAAATTTAGTTTCCTAATTGCTCCTATGTATAGTTTTACAAGCAAAAAATTAAACGGAGCTGCAAGGTTAGAATACAATATTTGGAATCGACAAGATCATTGGAAATTTGGGATAAGTGGCGTTCGTAATTCTATCAATGAGTTAAATCAGCCAGAATATGAAAGATTATTTCAATCGATGTATAGAATTACACCTAGAATAGACTATATAAAATATTTAAGTGATACGCGCAGTTTCACCTTTTTTGCAAGAGATTTAATTATTAATCAACAGGCTTACAGATTCAACTATAATGTCGGTACTGATGCTTATACGCCGTATAATCAAGATTTTCATAACAATATAGCAGAAGTCAACCTAGGATTAGATGATCGACGAAATTTATATCCTTATTCAGCTAATTTAGATTTAATGCAAGTGAAAAATATATTAAGGTTGTCTTGGACAGGAAAATATTTTTTTAATTTTAATTCTATAGGTGAAGGAATCTCAACAAGATTATTTGCGGGAAAAATATTTTATTTAAAGGCGCAAACAAATGCGGTACAAGTGAATAATGCCTCTTACGGATTTTACATGAATGGTGCATCTGGAAATGAAGATTTTCTATTTAGTGACTATTATATTGGACGAAGCGAGAGTACTGGTTGGATGAGTCAACAAATTATGGAACGCGATGGCTTTTTTAAAGTGAAACCTCCTGGTATCAGTTCGAGTAATTTTGGTTTTTCTGATAATTGGCTTTCTTCTTTAAATATAGTTGCTGATATACCACAAAAAATTAACCCATTTCAAATGCTACCTTTTAAGGTTCCACTAAAAATATTCGTTGATATCGGTTCATATTCTGAATTATGGATGGATAAGGCAAATTCAGAAAAATTGCTGTATGATGCGGGTATTCAATTATCGTTATTTAAATCATTTGTAAATGTGTATGTTCCTATTGCTTTTAGTAGAGCATATAAAGACATTTATAATAGTGTTTATTCTAATAATAAATTTTTAAAAACGATAAGTTTTAGTATAAATTTAAATGCCCTGAACTATAAGCAATATTTATAA
- a CDS encoding RNA polymerase sigma factor, with translation MPNVMEFDQMLVNNADFLRPFAVTLTRDSETARDLFQETIYRALANKEKYNVGTNIKAWLYTIMRNIFINSYRRKSRQNTIFDNTPNEIILNNNKNVVQNDALAQLNMKEVKKTIFGLPEIFKKPFMLYFDGFKYHEIAHMLDEPLGTIKSRIHFARKILKKQIHRF, from the coding sequence ATGCCTAATGTTATGGAGTTTGATCAAATGCTAGTAAATAATGCGGATTTTTTAAGGCCTTTCGCTGTGACACTAACTAGAGATTCAGAAACGGCAAGAGACCTTTTTCAGGAAACCATATACAGAGCATTGGCTAACAAAGAAAAATATAATGTAGGGACCAATATTAAAGCATGGTTATATACAATTATGCGCAATATTTTCATTAATAGCTATCGTCGGAAGTCTAGACAAAATACGATTTTTGACAATACTCCTAATGAAATCATTTTAAATAACAATAAGAATGTGGTTCAAAATGACGCATTGGCTCAATTGAATATGAAAGAGGTTAAAAAGACGATTTTCGGTCTTCCGGAGATATTCAAGAAACCGTTTATGTTATATTTTGATGGATTCAAATATCATGAAATTGCACATATGCTGGATGAGCCTCTTGGTACGATAAAGAGTAGAATTCACTTTGCTAGAAAAATTTTGAAAAAACAAATTCATAGATTTTAG
- a CDS encoding 2-C-methyl-D-erythritol 4-phosphate cytidylyltransferase: MENLTKYAIIVAGGIGSRMGSNIPKQYLTLRGQPIFIHSIKAFLNADPYIKIILVVSNEFQKNAQQYIKEFLLTEEQKRIEITIGGETRFHSVNNGLQCIHKQGIVAIHDAVRCLVSSKMINNCYYQAQLLGSAIPAVTATDSIRIADKNENHAIDRSTIKIIQTPQTFKTDLILKAFKSDYNNNFTDEASVVEFIGEKVHLIDGDYNNIKITRPLDLIIAENILGNE; encoded by the coding sequence TTGGAAAATTTAACAAAATATGCAATTATTGTTGCCGGAGGAATTGGGAGCCGGATGGGAAGCAATATTCCCAAACAATACCTAACGCTAAGAGGGCAACCAATATTTATTCATTCTATAAAAGCTTTTTTGAATGCAGATCCATATATAAAAATCATTCTTGTAGTCTCTAATGAATTTCAAAAAAATGCACAACAGTATATTAAAGAATTTCTTTTAACAGAAGAACAGAAAAGAATTGAAATAACTATTGGAGGCGAAACAAGATTCCATTCTGTAAATAATGGATTACAATGCATCCACAAGCAGGGAATAGTCGCGATACATGATGCCGTCAGATGCTTAGTTTCTTCTAAAATGATAAATAATTGTTATTATCAGGCGCAACTATTAGGAAGTGCCATTCCTGCAGTAACAGCGACAGATAGTATCAGAATTGCCGACAAAAATGAGAATCACGCTATAGATAGATCTACTATAAAAATTATTCAAACTCCACAAACTTTTAAAACTGACTTAATACTAAAAGCTTTCAAATCGGACTATAATAATAATTTTACTGACGAAGCAAGTGTAGTTGAATTTATTGGAGAAAAAGTACATCTAATTGATGGAGACTACAACAATATCAAAATTACAAGACCCTTGGATTTGATTATCGCTGAAAATATATTAGGAAATGAATAG
- a CDS encoding Gfo/Idh/MocA family protein yields MLKIGVFGAGHIGKFHLNNWKEIDNVELVGFFEPSDEIAKEVEEKYQLKRYLKEEDLLDLIDAADIDAPTNFHFELCEKAVKRGKHVFVEKPLVKSLEEGRRLINMVREANVKVQVGHVERFNPAFVASEKYITQPMFIEVHRLAQFNPRGTEVSVILDLMIHDIDIILSIVNSDVKTISASGVGVITETPDIANVRIEFNNGCVANLTSSRISMKKMRKLRVFQKDAYIGIDFLEKKAEIIKIRQPEDNDVFSFDIDIPNGEKKTIAISNPKITDSNAMKDELVSFVKAIEENKPTKVSEIDGFLALEVAHKILDKINNNKIVSVH; encoded by the coding sequence ATGCTAAAAATAGGTGTATTTGGTGCTGGACATATCGGAAAATTTCATTTGAATAATTGGAAGGAGATTGATAATGTGGAATTGGTAGGTTTTTTTGAACCTTCAGATGAAATTGCAAAAGAAGTAGAGGAAAAATATCAACTTAAAAGATATTTAAAAGAAGAGGATTTATTAGACTTAATTGATGCAGCTGATATAGATGCACCGACCAATTTTCATTTTGAATTATGTGAAAAAGCCGTAAAAAGAGGCAAACATGTTTTCGTAGAAAAACCTTTGGTTAAATCCTTAGAAGAAGGAAGAAGATTGATCAATATGGTGCGCGAAGCAAATGTCAAAGTACAAGTCGGACATGTAGAAAGATTCAATCCTGCGTTTGTCGCTTCTGAGAAATATATTACGCAACCGATGTTTATTGAAGTGCATCGTTTAGCGCAATTTAATCCCCGTGGGACGGAAGTGAGTGTGATTTTGGATTTAATGATTCATGATATTGATATAATTTTGAGTATTGTCAATAGTGATGTAAAAACGATTTCTGCAAGTGGCGTAGGCGTGATTACGGAAACGCCAGATATTGCGAACGTTCGTATCGAATTTAATAATGGTTGTGTTGCCAATCTCACAAGTAGTCGTATCAGTATGAAAAAAATGCGTAAACTGCGTGTGTTTCAAAAAGATGCGTATATCGGCATTGATTTTCTAGAGAAGAAAGCGGAAATTATCAAAATCCGCCAACCGGAAGATAACGACGTTTTTTCGTTTGATATTGACATTCCTAATGGAGAAAAGAAAACAATTGCTATTTCTAATCCAAAAATTACAGATTCTAACGCAATGAAAGACGAGTTAGTTTCGTTCGTAAAGGCAATAGAAGAAAATAAACCAACCAAAGTCAGCGAAATAGATGGCTTTTTGGCATTGGAAGTGGCACATAAAATCTTAGATAAAATTAATAACAATAAGATAGTGTCTGTCCATTAG
- a CDS encoding MotA/TolQ/ExbB proton channel family protein — translation MNKETISFDQQFSKPKGKIKNIMGILLQVVADSTAATVANATSAVSEKLSLWSLMSKGGILMYPLYILLIITLFVFFERWQVIRKAGKLDPNFMRMVQDNIVNGNLSAAQSLARNNGSPVSRVIAKGIQRLGKPIDVIEKSMESIAEIELFNLEKHLNILSLIAGIAPMFGFLGTIAGMIQLFYDINTTGNFELSVIAGGIYVKMITSGTGLVIGLLAFILHNYLSTQVDKTANDIEIASADFMDILQAPTK, via the coding sequence TTGAATAAAGAAACAATTAGTTTTGACCAACAATTTTCCAAACCAAAAGGTAAAATAAAAAATATAATGGGAATTTTATTACAAGTAGTTGCAGATAGTACAGCTGCAACTGTAGCAAATGCAACGAGTGCAGTCAGTGAAAAATTAAGTCTTTGGAGTCTAATGTCAAAAGGTGGTATTTTAATGTACCCATTATATATTTTATTGATTATCACGTTATTTGTTTTTTTTGAAAGATGGCAAGTAATTAGGAAAGCTGGAAAATTGGATCCCAATTTTATGCGCATGGTACAAGACAATATTGTCAATGGTAATCTAAGTGCTGCACAAAGTTTGGCTAGAAATAATGGTAGTCCTGTATCAAGAGTAATTGCAAAAGGAATTCAACGTTTGGGCAAACCAATTGATGTAATTGAAAAAAGCATGGAATCCATTGCTGAGATTGAATTATTTAATTTGGAAAAACATTTAAATATCCTTTCTCTAATTGCAGGAATTGCTCCAATGTTTGGATTTTTAGGTACGATTGCTGGTATGATTCAATTATTTTATGATATCAACACTACAGGCAATTTTGAATTAAGTGTTATCGCTGGTGGTATTTATGTAAAAATGATTACCTCTGGTACAGGTTTAGTGATAGGTTTGCTTGCGTTTATTTTGCATAATTATTTGTCTACGCAAGTAGATAAAACTGCCAATGATATTGAAATTGCGTCTGCTGATTTCATGGATATTTTACAAGCACCTACCAAATAA
- a CDS encoding sugar transferase: protein MKKNSNIGVYILADYIAVFLFWFACYYINIAFFLVNDYRVILTGRFTIFSYFTIPLLFVLISAIAGTYQQIPAKKSRAEELIFTWTECLITSILLYFPVLEPSNLNYKIGLLVFVFFFLFLGILVSIFRMIYLTFTKKIFKNYNVFYPTIVIGNSEITNIIGAEINRNTIRNGYKYIGFISLDNEINSSSLGSIDQLSNIIRQNKVQQMILADEIYKKEEACLQLIANISELELEIRKVPDDVDFIGSNMTSSDILGIPLVKIETHVMPQWQRNIKRILDVLFSFIGMILLSPLIIFTYLKTKISSNGNVFYHQERVGKNGKIFKIIKFRSMYIDAEKEGPQLSFENDKRITPWGKVMRKWRLDELPQLYNILIGDMSFVGPRPERPFFAELINKEVAYYKYIWRIKPGLTSWGMVQFGYASNLQQMKARLKYDMVYLKSASLLIDLKITIYTIRILFLGKGK from the coding sequence ATGAAAAAAAACAGCAATATAGGCGTTTATATTTTGGCAGATTATATTGCTGTTTTTTTATTTTGGTTCGCTTGCTACTACATTAATATTGCCTTTTTTCTGGTAAATGATTATCGTGTAATATTAACGGGTCGATTTACCATATTTAGCTATTTTACTATTCCTCTATTATTTGTACTCATAAGTGCTATTGCGGGAACTTACCAACAAATTCCGGCTAAAAAATCAAGAGCAGAAGAACTTATTTTTACTTGGACAGAATGTCTTATTACTTCGATTCTTTTATATTTTCCAGTATTGGAACCTTCCAATCTGAATTATAAGATTGGGCTTTTAGTATTTGTATTTTTCTTTCTGTTTTTGGGAATACTCGTTTCTATATTTCGAATGATTTATCTAACATTTACTAAAAAGATATTCAAAAATTACAATGTTTTTTATCCAACGATTGTAATTGGTAATAGTGAGATTACCAATATAATTGGAGCCGAAATTAATCGAAACACCATAAGGAATGGTTATAAATATATCGGTTTTATTAGTTTGGATAATGAAATTAATTCCTCATCATTAGGTTCAATAGATCAGCTTTCAAACATTATTCGCCAAAATAAAGTACAACAAATGATATTGGCGGATGAAATCTATAAAAAAGAAGAGGCATGTTTGCAATTAATTGCCAATATTTCTGAATTAGAATTAGAGATTAGAAAAGTGCCAGATGACGTTGATTTTATTGGTTCAAATATGACTTCTTCGGATATTTTAGGAATTCCATTGGTCAAAATAGAGACACATGTTATGCCGCAATGGCAAAGAAATATCAAAAGGATTTTAGATGTTTTGTTCTCATTTATTGGGATGATTTTATTATCTCCTCTGATTATTTTTACTTATTTGAAAACTAAAATTTCTTCCAATGGAAATGTTTTTTACCATCAAGAACGAGTTGGAAAAAATGGTAAGATATTTAAAATAATAAAATTTCGTTCTATGTATATAGATGCGGAAAAAGAGGGTCCTCAATTATCATTTGAAAACGATAAACGTATTACTCCTTGGGGGAAAGTGATGCGTAAATGGCGTTTGGATGAATTACCTCAATTATATAATATTTTAATAGGAGATATGTCTTTTGTGGGACCAAGACCGGAGCGTCCATTTTTTGCAGAATTAATCAATAAAGAAGTTGCGTATTATAAATATATATGGAGGATAAAACCAGGTTTAACATCTTGGGGAATGGTACAATTTGGTTATGCTAGTAATCTTCAACAGATGAAAGCAAGATTAAAATATGATATGGTATATCTGAAAAGCGCCTCTTTATTGATTGATTTAAAAATAACGATTTATACTATTCGAATATTATTTTTAGGAAAAGGGAAATAA